One genomic segment of Pseudomonas sp. RU47 includes these proteins:
- the madM gene encoding malonate transporter subunit MadM, producing MWDLIEKGLEHNGLVTAFAFVGVIMWVSVVLSKRLTFGRIHGSAIAIVIGLVLAWVGGTMTGGQKGLADLTLFSGIGLMGGAMLRDFAIVATAFEVQATEAKKAGMIGVIALLLGTILPFIVGACMAWAFGYRDAVSMTTIGAGAVTYIVGPVTGAAIGATSDVMALSIATGLIKAILVMVGTPVAARWMGLDNPRSAMVFGGLAGTVSGVTAGLAATDRRLVPYGALTATFHTGLGCLLGPSLLFFIVRGIVG from the coding sequence ATGTGGGATCTCATCGAGAAAGGTCTGGAGCATAACGGGCTGGTCACTGCATTCGCTTTTGTCGGCGTGATCATGTGGGTGTCGGTGGTTCTGTCCAAACGCCTGACGTTCGGACGCATTCACGGCTCGGCGATTGCCATCGTTATTGGTCTGGTTTTGGCGTGGGTCGGCGGCACCATGACCGGTGGCCAGAAAGGCTTGGCGGATCTGACGTTGTTCTCCGGTATCGGCCTGATGGGCGGGGCGATGCTGCGTGACTTTGCGATTGTGGCCACGGCGTTTGAAGTGCAGGCGACCGAGGCGAAGAAGGCCGGGATGATTGGTGTGATTGCGCTGCTGCTGGGCACGATTCTGCCGTTCATTGTTGGCGCGTGCATGGCCTGGGCGTTCGGTTATCGCGATGCGGTGAGCATGACCACCATTGGCGCGGGTGCGGTGACTTATATCGTCGGGCCGGTGACCGGTGCGGCGATTGGCGCGACCTCGGATGTGATGGCGCTGTCGATTGCCACCGGGTTGATCAAGGCGATTCTGGTGATGGTCGGCACGCCGGTCGCGGCGCGCTGGATGGGCCTGGATAACCCGCGTTCGGCGATGGTGTTTGGTGGCTTGGCCGGGACTGTCAGCGGCGTTACAGCTGGATTGGCGGCGACGGATCGGCGGTTGGTGCCTTATGGGGCGTTGACCGCTACTTTCCATACCGGGCTGGGGTGTTTGCTTGGGCCATCGCTGTTGTTCTTCATCGTTCGTGGGATTGTGGGCTGA
- the madL gene encoding malonate transporter subunit MadL: MIIYGVALLAICTLAGVIMGDMLGVLLGVKSNVGGVGIAMILLICARLWMQKRGGMTKECEMGVGFWGAMYIPVVVAMAAQQNVVTALHGGPVAVLAAIGSVVVCGCTIALISRTHKGEPLPDEPAEISPVGTPVGGR, from the coding sequence ATGATTATTTACGGTGTGGCGCTGCTCGCGATCTGTACGTTGGCAGGGGTGATCATGGGTGACATGCTCGGCGTGTTGTTGGGCGTCAAATCCAATGTCGGCGGGGTCGGCATCGCCATGATCCTGTTGATCTGCGCGCGGTTGTGGATGCAGAAGCGCGGCGGCATGACCAAGGAGTGCGAGATGGGCGTCGGCTTCTGGGGCGCGATGTACATCCCTGTGGTGGTGGCGATGGCTGCGCAACAAAACGTCGTCACGGCGCTGCATGGCGGGCCGGTGGCGGTGCTGGCGGCGATCGGTTCGGTGGTGGTTTGTGGCTGCACGATTGCCTTGATCAGCCGCACGCATAAAGGCGAGCCATTGCCTGATGAACCGGCGGAAATCTCCCCGGTCGGCACGCCAGTAGGAGGTCGCTGA
- the mdcH gene encoding malonate decarboxylase subunit epsilon, translating into MSSLLVFPGQGAQQAGMLQRLPRETLVEASDVLGEDVSLLDSSAALRTTRAVQLCLLIAGVTGSRQLLQDGLTADYVAGLSIGAYPAAVVAGSLSFSDALHLVSLRGELMQQAYPQGYGMTAIIGLQLSTVETLLAQVHSEDSPVYLANINADNQVVIAGSDKAMQTVAELARSRGAGLAKRLAVSVPSHCPLLEKPAQTLAEAFAKVELKTPKIAYLSGSRARPVSKVEALRDDLAFNMCRVVDWRGTVQSAYERGVRLQIELPPGAVLTGLARRVFEQGTVTAFDSARLDTLQALLREEGSRQL; encoded by the coding sequence GTGAGCAGTCTGCTGGTGTTCCCCGGCCAGGGTGCGCAGCAAGCGGGCATGCTGCAGCGCTTGCCTCGCGAGACCTTGGTCGAGGCCAGTGATGTGCTCGGCGAAGATGTCTCGCTGCTGGATTCCAGCGCAGCGTTGCGCACGACAAGGGCAGTTCAGCTATGCCTGCTGATCGCCGGCGTCACGGGTTCACGGCAGTTGTTGCAGGACGGACTCACGGCGGATTACGTCGCCGGTCTGTCCATCGGCGCTTACCCGGCAGCGGTGGTTGCCGGTTCTTTGAGCTTCAGCGATGCGTTGCACCTGGTCAGCCTGCGCGGTGAGTTGATGCAACAGGCTTATCCACAGGGCTACGGCATGACCGCGATCATCGGGCTGCAATTATCCACAGTCGAAACGCTGCTGGCGCAGGTGCACAGCGAGGATTCGCCGGTGTATCTGGCCAACATCAACGCCGATAACCAAGTAGTGATTGCTGGCTCCGACAAGGCGATGCAAACCGTGGCCGAACTGGCGCGCAGTCGCGGCGCTGGTCTGGCAAAACGTTTGGCAGTGAGCGTGCCGTCGCACTGCCCATTGCTGGAAAAACCGGCGCAAACCCTCGCCGAAGCCTTCGCCAAGGTTGAACTGAAAACCCCGAAAATCGCCTACCTGAGCGGCAGTCGCGCACGTCCTGTGAGCAAAGTAGAAGCGCTGCGCGACGACCTCGCCTTCAACATGTGCCGCGTGGTGGATTGGCGCGGCACTGTGCAAAGCGCTTACGAGCGCGGCGTGCGTTTACAGATCGAACTGCCGCCCGGTGCGGTGCTGACCGGGCTGGCGCGCCGGGTATTCGAGCAAGGCACCGTGACTGCCTTCGACAGTGCGCGTCTCGACACCTTGCAGGCGCTGTTGCGTGAGGAGGGTAGCCGCCAACTCTAA
- a CDS encoding malonate decarboxylase holo-ACP synthase — MVNTPLAHDLLWGMTPAQLPADAPLWAVESLAAGQPVVVRRALSAEGLVAVGVRGVLREQRLAAFMAVDSIACRVSPEALCHVDSERDLPVMQALKQLRPMLDDCGWVWGVSGSVGFELASGSKAMHAASDLDLILRTPQLITRNQARKLVELFDQAVCRVDMQLQTPFGAVALREWASGSARVLLKNEYQACLVTDPWNPQEQAA; from the coding sequence GTGGTGAATACGCCTCTGGCCCACGACCTGCTCTGGGGCATGACCCCGGCGCAGTTGCCGGCGGATGCGCCGCTGTGGGCAGTCGAGTCATTGGCCGCCGGGCAACCGGTGGTAGTGCGGCGGGCGTTGAGTGCAGAAGGTTTGGTCGCGGTCGGCGTGCGCGGTGTGTTGCGCGAGCAGCGGTTGGCGGCGTTTATGGCGGTCGATTCGATTGCCTGTCGCGTCAGTCCCGAAGCGCTGTGTCACGTCGACAGCGAGCGCGATCTGCCGGTCATGCAGGCGCTCAAACAGCTGCGGCCGATGCTCGACGATTGCGGTTGGGTCTGGGGAGTCAGCGGCAGCGTTGGCTTTGAACTGGCCAGTGGTTCTAAAGCGATGCACGCTGCCAGTGACCTCGATTTGATTCTGCGTACGCCGCAGCTGATCACCCGTAATCAGGCACGCAAACTCGTGGAGCTTTTCGATCAGGCCGTGTGCCGGGTCGACATGCAGTTGCAGACGCCGTTCGGTGCTGTGGCATTGCGTGAATGGGCCAGCGGATCTGCGCGCGTGCTGCTGAAAAACGAGTATCAGGCCTGTTTGGTGACTGACCCGTGGAACCCGCAGGAGCAGGCAGCGTGA
- the mdcE gene encoding biotin-independent malonate decarboxylase subunit gamma codes for MSGYSLRGLNWFNALSAGAVAVEGLPPSLRVADSELGRFIAVVADPDNRFPRARNGEVGLLEGWGLAKAVDDAITADRDKAQKRPIIAIVDVPSQAYGRREEALGIHQALAGAADSYVRARLAGHPVIALLVGKAMSGAFLAHGYQANRLIALRDPGVMVHAMGKASAARVTLRSVEELEALAASVPPMAYDIDSYASLGLLWETLSVQQIEQPTVEDLSRVNECLKQAIGDVVSTDLSNRLGAKNRAASSKVRELLRAQW; via the coding sequence ATGAGCGGTTATTCGCTGCGTGGTTTGAACTGGTTCAACGCCTTGAGCGCGGGCGCTGTCGCGGTCGAAGGGCTGCCGCCATCGTTGAGGGTTGCTGACAGTGAGCTGGGGCGTTTTATCGCGGTGGTCGCTGATCCGGACAATCGTTTTCCGCGTGCTCGTAATGGCGAAGTCGGCTTGCTCGAAGGCTGGGGCTTGGCCAAGGCTGTGGATGACGCGATCACTGCTGATCGTGATAAAGCGCAAAAACGCCCGATCATCGCCATCGTCGATGTGCCGAGCCAGGCTTACGGTCGGCGCGAAGAGGCCCTCGGCATTCATCAGGCGCTGGCCGGTGCGGCGGACAGTTATGTCCGTGCGCGTCTGGCCGGGCATCCGGTGATTGCGTTGTTGGTCGGTAAGGCGATGTCCGGGGCGTTTCTGGCTCACGGTTATCAGGCCAATCGTTTGATCGCGCTGCGTGATCCGGGCGTGATGGTGCATGCCATGGGCAAGGCTTCGGCGGCGCGGGTGACGTTGCGCAGCGTTGAAGAACTGGAAGCGCTGGCCGCCAGTGTGCCGCCGATGGCTTATGACATCGACAGTTATGCCAGCCTCGGATTGCTCTGGGAAACCTTGTCGGTGCAGCAGATTGAACAGCCGACGGTGGAGGATCTTTCGAGAGTTAACGAATGCCTGAAGCAAGCCATCGGCGATGTCGTCAGTACTGATCTGAGCAATCGCCTCGGCGCGAAGAATCGTGCGGCTTCCAGCAAGGTTCGCGAACTGCTGAGGGCGCAGTGGTGA
- a CDS encoding biotin-independent malonate decarboxylase subunit beta yields MTDSAALLNKHSFVELGARQRAKALLDAGSFRELLDPFQRVMSPWLERQGVVPQADDGVVIAKGSLDGLPVVIAAIEGAFQGGSLGEVGGAKIAGALELAAEDNRKGIPTRAVLLLETGGVRLQEANLGLAAIADIHAAIVDLQQYQPVVGVVAGSVGCFGGMSIAAALCSYLLVTQEARLGLNGPQVIEQEAGIEEYDSRDRPFIWSLTGGEQRFASGLVDRYVADDVAKIRQQVGELLQQGLPKQPRSQRAEWFLQRLSNLNTDPQIEPSVVRDLYQGERS; encoded by the coding sequence ATGACTGACAGCGCCGCGTTGCTCAACAAACACAGCTTCGTCGAACTCGGTGCGCGGCAACGGGCGAAGGCCTTGCTCGATGCCGGCAGCTTTCGTGAATTGCTCGACCCGTTTCAACGGGTGATGTCGCCGTGGCTTGAACGCCAGGGCGTGGTGCCGCAGGCCGATGACGGCGTGGTGATCGCCAAGGGCAGCCTCGACGGTTTGCCGGTGGTCATCGCCGCGATTGAAGGCGCGTTTCAGGGTGGCAGCCTTGGCGAAGTCGGCGGGGCGAAGATTGCCGGCGCGCTGGAACTGGCGGCTGAAGACAACCGCAAAGGCATTCCGACCCGCGCGGTGTTGCTGCTGGAAACCGGTGGTGTGCGCTTGCAGGAAGCCAATCTCGGACTGGCGGCAATTGCTGATATTCATGCGGCGATTGTCGATTTGCAGCAGTACCAACCGGTGGTCGGCGTGGTCGCGGGTAGCGTTGGGTGTTTCGGCGGTATGTCGATTGCGGCGGCGCTGTGCAGTTATTTGCTGGTGACTCAGGAAGCACGCCTTGGTTTGAACGGGCCGCAGGTGATTGAGCAGGAAGCTGGTATTGAAGAATACGACTCTCGCGACCGGCCATTCATCTGGAGCCTGACTGGCGGCGAGCAGCGTTTTGCCAGTGGTCTGGTGGATCGGTATGTCGCCGATGACGTGGCGAAGATTCGTCAGCAGGTAGGTGAATTGCTCCAGCAAGGTTTGCCGAAGCAACCGCGCAGCCAGCGCGCCGAATGGTTTCTGCAACGCCTGAGCAATCTGAACACTGACCCGCAAATCGAACCGTCGGTGGTTCGCGATCTGTATCAAGGAGAGCGCTCATGA
- a CDS encoding malonate decarboxylase subunit delta produces METLSFEFPAGQPPRGRALVGCVGSGDLEVLIEPGLAGKLTINVQTSVNGAQLRWQHLFARMFDGTTPPAMAIDIHDFGATPGVVRLRLEQGFEEIGHD; encoded by the coding sequence ATGGAAACCCTATCGTTTGAATTCCCCGCCGGGCAGCCGCCACGCGGTCGTGCGCTGGTCGGTTGTGTCGGTTCGGGTGATCTGGAAGTGCTGATCGAACCAGGCCTGGCCGGCAAGCTGACGATCAATGTGCAAACCTCGGTCAACGGTGCGCAGCTGCGCTGGCAGCATCTGTTTGCGCGGATGTTCGACGGCACCACGCCGCCGGCGATGGCCATCGATATCCACGATTTCGGTGCGACGCCGGGGGTGGTGCGCTTGCGTCTGGAACAAGGTTTCGAGGAGATCGGCCATGACTGA
- a CDS encoding triphosphoribosyl-dephospho-CoA synthase, with product MHAFNLQAKPLSLADRLADLAVDALIDEADLSPKPALVDRRGNGAHTDLHLGLMHASALSLWPAFKEMAEAAVAIGEVDSTLREAIGRIGREGEQSMLATTNGVNTHRGAIWALGLLVTAAALEPQSSSANAVTLRAARLALLDDRYAPKPLSHGAQVALRFGARGAREEAQLGFPSVLQRGLPQLKLSRAQASGEQNARLDALLAIMTNLADTCVLYRAGEEGLQAMQHGAQAVLDAGGSASLSGRRRLHELDQQLIALNASPGGAADLLAATLLLDRIERDGILQGAF from the coding sequence ATGCACGCATTTAACCTGCAAGCGAAACCGCTTTCTCTGGCTGATCGATTGGCCGATCTGGCGGTGGACGCGCTGATCGACGAAGCCGATCTGTCGCCGAAACCGGCGCTGGTCGACCGTCGCGGAAATGGCGCGCACACCGATTTGCACCTGGGTCTGATGCACGCTTCGGCGCTGTCGTTGTGGCCGGCGTTCAAGGAAATGGCCGAAGCGGCAGTTGCAATCGGCGAAGTCGATTCAACGTTGCGCGAAGCGATTGGCCGCATCGGTCGCGAAGGTGAGCAATCGATGCTCGCGACCACCAACGGCGTGAACACGCATCGTGGTGCAATTTGGGCGTTGGGATTGTTGGTGACGGCCGCTGCACTGGAACCGCAATCCTCCAGCGCCAATGCCGTCACCCTGCGCGCCGCACGTCTGGCCTTGCTGGATGACCGCTACGCACCCAAACCGTTGAGCCACGGCGCCCAAGTCGCCCTGCGTTTCGGCGCACGCGGTGCTCGTGAAGAAGCGCAACTCGGCTTCCCTTCGGTGCTGCAACGCGGTCTGCCGCAACTCAAGCTCAGCCGTGCCCAAGCAAGCGGCGAACAGAACGCCCGGCTCGACGCCTTGCTCGCAATCATGACGAATCTGGCCGACACCTGCGTGCTCTACCGCGCTGGCGAAGAGGGTTTGCAGGCCATGCAACACGGCGCGCAAGCGGTGCTCGACGCCGGTGGCAGCGCCAGCCTCAGCGGTCGACGCCGCTTGCACGAACTCGATCAACAACTCATCGCATTGAATGCCTCGCCCGGTGGCGCCGCCGACTTGCTCGCCGCCACGCTGCTGCTCGATCGCATCGAGCGCGACGGCATCCTTCAGGGAGCGTTTTGA
- the mdcA gene encoding malonate decarboxylase subunit alpha encodes MTTTISPDSRWTRRRDEKQRRLDKVRGLADGVVLPTDKIVAALEALIHPGDRVVLEGNNQKQADFLSRSLAKADPEKLHDLHMIMPSVGRSEHLDLFERGIARKLDFSFAGTQSLRISQLLEDGLLEVGAIHTYIELYARLVVDLIPNVVLSAGFMADRAGNIYTGPSTEDTPALIEPAAFSDGIVIVQVNQLVDDVSELPRVDIPASWVDFVVVADKPFYIEPLFTRDPRHIKPVHVLMAMMAIRGIYEKHNVQSLNHGIGFNTAAIELILPTYGESLGLKGKICRNWTLNPHPTLIPAIESGWVESVHCFGTELGMENYIAARPDVFFTGRDGSLRSNRMFCQLAGQYAVDLFIGATLQVDGDGHSSTVTRGRLAGFGGAPNMGHDPRGRRHGTAAWLDMRHDDSQQPMLERGKKLVVQMVETFQEGGKPTFVETLDAVEVAKKSGMPLAPIMIYGDDVTHLLTEEGIAYLYKARSLEERQAMIAAVAGVTAIGLRHNPKDTERMRREGLIALPEDLGIRRTDATRELLAAKSVADLVEWSGGLYNPPAKFRSW; translated from the coding sequence ATGACAACAACAATTTCCCCCGACTCGCGCTGGACGCGGCGGCGCGATGAGAAGCAGCGCCGGCTCGACAAGGTGCGCGGGCTGGCCGACGGTGTGGTGTTGCCCACCGACAAGATCGTCGCCGCGCTCGAAGCGCTGATCCACCCCGGCGACCGTGTGGTGCTGGAAGGCAACAACCAGAAGCAGGCGGATTTCCTCTCCCGTTCGCTGGCCAAAGCCGACCCGGAAAAGCTCCACGACCTGCACATGATCATGCCCAGCGTCGGCCGCTCCGAGCACCTCGACCTGTTCGAACGCGGCATCGCCCGCAAACTGGATTTCTCCTTCGCCGGCACCCAGAGCCTGCGAATCAGCCAGTTGCTGGAAGACGGCCTGCTGGAAGTCGGCGCGATCCACACTTACATCGAGCTCTATGCGCGGCTGGTGGTGGACCTGATTCCCAACGTCGTGCTCTCGGCCGGGTTCATGGCCGACCGCGCCGGCAACATCTACACCGGGCCGAGCACCGAAGACACCCCAGCGCTGATCGAACCAGCCGCCTTCAGCGACGGCATCGTCATCGTCCAGGTCAACCAATTGGTCGACGACGTCAGCGAGCTACCGCGCGTGGACATTCCCGCGTCGTGGGTCGATTTCGTCGTGGTCGCCGACAAGCCGTTCTACATCGAACCGCTGTTCACCCGCGACCCACGGCACATCAAGCCCGTGCACGTGCTGATGGCGATGATGGCGATCCGTGGCATCTACGAAAAACACAATGTGCAGTCGCTCAACCACGGCATCGGTTTCAACACCGCCGCTATCGAATTGATCCTGCCGACCTACGGCGAATCCCTCGGCCTCAAAGGCAAGATCTGCCGCAACTGGACGCTCAACCCGCACCCAACGCTGATCCCGGCGATCGAGAGCGGTTGGGTCGAAAGCGTGCATTGTTTCGGCACCGAACTGGGTATGGAAAACTACATCGCCGCGCGCCCGGACGTGTTCTTCACCGGCCGCGACGGCTCGCTGCGTTCCAACCGGATGTTCTGCCAACTCGCCGGGCAATACGCGGTGGACCTGTTTATCGGCGCGACGTTGCAGGTCGATGGCGATGGCCATTCCTCAACCGTGACCCGTGGCCGCCTTGCCGGTTTCGGCGGTGCACCGAACATGGGCCACGACCCGCGCGGTCGGCGTCACGGCACCGCGGCGTGGCTGGATATGCGTCATGACGATTCGCAGCAACCGATGCTCGAACGCGGCAAAAAGCTTGTGGTGCAAATGGTCGAGACCTTCCAGGAGGGCGGCAAACCGACCTTCGTCGAAACCCTCGACGCCGTGGAAGTGGCGAAGAAAAGCGGCATGCCGCTGGCGCCGATCATGATCTACGGCGACGACGTCACCCACCTGCTCACCGAAGAAGGCATCGCCTATCTGTACAAGGCGCGTTCGCTGGAAGAGCGCCAGGCGATGATCGCTGCGGTCGCCGGCGTCACCGCCATCGGCCTGCGCCACAACCCGAAAGACACCGAACGCATGCGCCGCGAAGGCCTGATCGCCTTGCCCGAAGACCTCGGCATCCGCCGCACCGACGCCACCCGCGAACTGCTCGCGGCGAAGAGCGTGGCCGATCTGGTCGAGTGGTCCGGCGGCCTGTACAACCCGCCCGCCAAATTCAGGAGCTGGTAA